The following is a genomic window from Myxococcales bacterium.
TGGCACCGGTCTTCACGTTGACCGCTACACTGACACTTTGATTACTGTGATTTTGGATAGAATTGGATGCAGGTGCCATCTGTGGCGCTAAATGACGCTGATTGCTTGATTGGCTAGGCTTGCCAGTCACCTCTGCGGTAGCATTGAAAAAACCTTTTTTTAGGAAATCAGGAACAAGGTTTTCGATGGACTTTATTTTATCGATAAGCCAATCAAACGCAGAACTTATGCCATTTACCAATCCATCCCACATTTTTTTAGGCAATGCTAACAACCATTTTTCAATGGGCTTGAAAAAATCTAAAGCCCTTTGATATAGATTTGAAAAAACCGATTCGCCCCCGCTAAAGGCGTTCCAAAGGTCGTCAACTATCAGGATTACAGCCGCGATCGCCCCGCCAATAAGAGAGAAAGGCAAAAAAGCGATTGCGGATTTGATGGCAATCACACCCAAAACCACCCCTAAAGAAGCGAGCGCTGTTTGAAGAATCGTTGTATGGGAAAAAAACTTTGAAAGGGCCTCTCCTACTGAAGATGAAATATAGGCAAATCCTTTAAGAGTGGGCAGCAGCGATAACACCAAAGGGCGGATGAATGCTTCAAGGCCTGACTTTAGCTTCACCATGGTTTCACTAAAATCTTTGGCCTGGGCTGCGGCATCCTTATCCAAAGCAATACCCATCGCTTTAGCCTCAAGGCGCATAGCTTTTAAACCATCAGAGCCTCTCTCCAACATCTTGAGCATCTCAGCCCCCTGATCGCCGAGCATGGAATCGAGAACCCAAATGCGCTCACTTTGCGTAGGAAGAGTTTTTAACCGATCAGCTACTTCACCCAAAAGTTCTAACGGTTCTCGGATGCGACCACTAGCATCAGTGCTAGAGATGCCGATATATTTAAAGGCTTCAGCAGCTTCACCGCTGCCCGATTTGGCATCAACTGCACGTATCTGCAATTCTTTAAGGCTATCGTCCAAGGTATCGATGCTTACCCCACTCTTTTGGGCTGCATAGCGCATCTCTTCTAAAGCGTTGGTAGAAATTCCCAGGTAACCCGAAATCCGAGCAACATTGGCCATGCCTTCAACCGTGCTGCTAAAAAATGATGTTACGCCTTGAACTGCGAAATAACCCGCAAGCACGCTGAGCGCCTTTTGGGCTTTAGATGAAAAATCCTCTATCTGATTTTGAGCGTGGTTAAGATTGTGCTTATTAAGCTTTACACCCACTTCTAGAGGCATCTTCTTAGCTAAGCCATTTAATGTGCTATTTACGTTGTCTGAAAAACCATCGATGGATTTGATGGCTTCTTTTAATTTTTTAGCATCGAATTTAAATCCAAACACCGCTTCTAGGCTGCGTACTTCCATTTTTAAAGACCCCAATCGATCCGCCTATTTTAATGCGAGACGAGCAAATGGGATGCCTAAAATCTGGGGGTTGTTAAAAAATTAATACTTGCATTTATATAACACTTATGTTATGTAATTTAGCTATGGATGTGGTTTATTTTAGACAAGCAACAGGCAAAGAGCCAGTAAGACAGTATATTGATAAGCTTCCTAGTGAAGTGGCAGCTTACGTATTGGCAGCCATAAAAGATATTAAAGAACATGGTCTAGATAAAGCATTGGTCACCTGCAGGCAGATTGAAGGAAAACTTTGGGAAATTAAAATCGACGCACAGAGAGTTTTTTACGTCGTTATTGATGGGCCGACAATGGTTTTGCTGCATGCATACAAAAAGCAGGGTCAAAAGGCGCCTAAAAAGGAAATTTCTGTTGCAAAAAAGCGAATGAAGCTTGTCATTGGAGGTCATTATGCCTAAAAAAACAAAAAATGCTTATTTGGGAAGTAGCATTGATGAACATATCAAGCAAAAATACAAAGACAATGAATTTGCTCAAAGCTTCGATATGGAACAAGAGAAGCTAAAACTCGCTCGAAGAGTTAAACAATTACGAGAGCAACAAAACCTAACCCAAACAGAGCTAGCCGAAATCATAGGAACCAAACAACCGTCTATCGCTAGGCTGGAAAATGGGCACTATTGGCCTAGGATAGATGTTCTTGAAAAAATAGCACTAGCTCTAGGAAAACATCTTGAAATTCGGTTCACTAAAAAAGCTGCTTAATTTTATTTTTTAACAGAGCGTGTCTGCACCCATTCCAAATAATCCATGTAGTCCAGTGCCTCATGGGCATAGTCCACATCATCTACCGACCAACGCTCTTCAATTTCTATGGGCGACACGTGAAAATAATTCGACATGGCTATGCGAAACACAGCCCATGGGATGTTCGGTGGGTTTATACCGCATTGGCCTGAGCTGGATCTTTTAGGGTAGCGCCTTTTAGCAAGTCGCCCGCGGCGTAAAAAAAACCACCATAATTTACCTCCAAGGCAAATTTAAGCCACTTAAACAGCAAAGCATAATCTCCAGCCAAATCCGCTTCGGGCTCAAGCCTGGGCCATTTATCTGAGCCAGGCTCTCGTTCGATCACGGTGCGGTGAGCGAGCTTTTCGATGACCATTTTTAAATCATTAGCAGTGAGCCTCTCAGCCAATCGTGCCAACGAAAAAGAATCCTTACCTTCATTTTTCTCAAAAGCGGATCCTGCTAAGGCTAAAATCCTGGTCAATAACTCGATACCATCAGCATAGCCAAGCTGTGTCACTTTAAAGTTTTTGCCGTCAATACTGGTCTCTTTGGTTTTGATCATAGTTGGTGTTGCTCCTATTG
Proteins encoded in this region:
- a CDS encoding phage tail tape measure protein, whose product is MEVRSLEAVFGFKFDAKKLKEAIKSIDGFSDNVNSTLNGLAKKMPLEVGVKLNKHNLNHAQNQIEDFSSKAQKALSVLAGYFAVQGVTSFFSSTVEGMANVARISGYLGISTNALEEMRYAAQKSGVSIDTLDDSLKELQIRAVDAKSGSGEAAEAFKYIGISSTDASGRIREPLELLGEVADRLKTLPTQSERIWVLDSMLGDQGAEMLKMLERGSDGLKAMRLEAKAMGIALDKDAAAQAKDFSETMVKLKSGLEAFIRPLVLSLLPTLKGFAYISSSVGEALSKFFSHTTILQTALASLGVVLGVIAIKSAIAFLPFSLIGGAIAAVILIVDDLWNAFSGGESVFSNLYQRALDFFKPIEKWLLALPKKMWDGLVNGISSAFDWLIDKIKSIENLVPDFLKKGFFNATAEVTGKPSQSSNQRHLAPQMAPASNSIQNHSNQSVSVAVNVKTGANAHEIGGEVAKAVKREMEKERQNAFMGVNRYAS
- a CDS encoding type II toxin-antitoxin system RelE/ParE family toxin codes for the protein MDVVYFRQATGKEPVRQYIDKLPSEVAAYVLAAIKDIKEHGLDKALVTCRQIEGKLWEIKIDAQRVFYVVIDGPTMVLLHAYKKQGQKAPKKEISVAKKRMKLVIGGHYA
- a CDS encoding helix-turn-helix domain-containing protein, giving the protein MPKKTKNAYLGSSIDEHIKQKYKDNEFAQSFDMEQEKLKLARRVKQLREQQNLTQTELAEIIGTKQPSIARLENGHYWPRIDVLEKIALALGKHLEIRFTKKAA